In Tripterygium wilfordii isolate XIE 37 chromosome 23, ASM1340144v1, whole genome shotgun sequence, one genomic interval encodes:
- the LOC119992662 gene encoding blue copper protein 1a-like, translating to MVSSRVLVVFSIVAAIVSTTLAKEFIVGDEVGWIKGYNYNTWAKNKDFRVGDTLVFKYLAGSHNVWKVNGSTEFKDCKTPPPPNKALTTGNDIITLATSGVKWYICGFPEHCEYGQKLAIFVRPQAALPPSYMAPALAPTQESETLEQESMASSRVLLIFSLVAALVSTTTLAKEFTVGDEAGWTNGFDYQKWAQGKDFMVGDTLVFNYAVGDHNVFKVVNGTLFQNCVKPPANEALTTGKDQIVLGSPGKKWYICGVEKHCAEGQKLAIEVMGSMGPAPSPNSGVKASISKLSMMIIFAMVSLVMIMV from the exons ATGGTTTCCTCTCGTGTCCTTGTTGTCTTCTCCATCGTCGCTGCCATTGTTTCAACAACTCTGGCTAAGGAATTCATCGTCGGTGATGAAGTCGGGTGGATCAAAGGGTACAATTACAACACTTGGGCCAAGAACAAGGACTTCAGGGTTGGAGATACTCTAG TTTTTAAGTATCTGGCTGGAAGTCACAATGTGTGGAAAGTGAATGGAAGTACTGAGTTCAAAGACTGCAAAACGCCGCCACCACCAAACAAGGCACTGACTACTGGGAATGACATAATCACACTGGCAACATCAGGAGTAAAATGGTACATTTGTGGTTTTCCAGAGCACTGTGAGTATGGCCAAAAGCTTGCAATATTTGTGAGGCCTCAGGCGGCTCTACCTCCATCATACATGGCTCCGGCTCTGGCACCGACTCAGGAATCAG AAACATTGGAGCAAGAATCAATGGCTTCCTCTCGTGTTCTCCTCATCTTCTCGCTCGTTGCTGCCCTTGTTTCAACAACCACTTTGGCTAAAGAATTCACTGTTGGCGATGAAGCTGGGTGGACGAACGGGTTCGATTACCAGAAATGGGCGCAGGGCAAGGACTTCATGGTTGGAGATACATTAG TTTTTAACTATGCTGTTGGAGATCACAATGTGTTCAAGGTGGTGAATGGAACTTTGTTCCAAAACTGTGTTAAGCCACCAGCAAATGAGGCTCTCACTACTGGAAAAGACCAAATTGTGTTGGGGAGTCCAGGCAAAAAATGGTACATTTGTGGTGTGGAGAAGCACTGTGCAGAAGGTCAAAAGCTGGCTATAGAAGTGATGGGAAGTATGGGTCCAGCACCTTCTCCAAACAGTGGTGTCAAAGCCAGCATTTCTAAGCTTTCAATGATGATCATATTTGCCATGGTGAGCTTGGTGATGATCATGGTTTAA
- the LOC119993361 gene encoding protein gar2-like isoform X4 — translation MPPKKKPQPPGPRPRRSLRTAARRAAAESAALAASKEDTEKAPEVAVPLSESGSETCRINEEDDGEMTTVTTDSAPESAVLDSPIGTESASADANCGDGGSAIGDGSTQKRSCEEGGQADRIERLSGDEIREEKVEQSGAEAGTLGTAIGDSACGGGGTSPRDDVVAERVEAENGVMKKKKKVVKIVRKLVKKRVSKGVEKGMTACWSEELERHQVFGDTNATSLMAVEKPNLAVDGAEDPNSLTDGSVEVRKSNLAVDGVENLKSHTYGSMEVKKPNIAVDGAQDPADDSMEVEKLNLLEDIAENSNSAADGSMEGKECSVAEMPLQPENNVNVVVKPTTVTEVPEERPNLDLLSENCEYGAMCKELGGGAEEGVNEEGEKGDDVNLTAEGKTGTVGIALSGELEALERRKRRQTEIFIGGLDKDTNEEEIRKVFEDSGKIVEVRLLINGKTGKNKGYGFVRFSSAADAKRALEKHPRVKICGKQCSPAPVEGNDTLFLGNIDKKWKNEDVIKLLQNIGIEKIDKVTVIADPNNIERNRGFAFVELESNKDAQIAYKILQTNDMPGKLQNIKVAWAEPLSEPDEEEMLKVKSVYVEYLPSSWNEEKIRSYFEKFGEIENVVLSRNLRSSRRKDFAFVKFATREAALACIESFNQETLSDEGSKVHVKVSLAKPQPKNKLHQKVSKTIRTEVISKQKPTVTQLWSQGNQQSGTHSLTQKCYHATWNGKRKKSKKRVYCLIQIRNQIVEIVYIFILM, via the exons ATGCCGCCGAAGAAGAAGCCTCAACCCCCCGGGCCTCGCCCAAGGCGTTCCCTTAGAACCGCCGCGAGACGCGCAGCCGCCGAATCTGCTGCTTTAGCAGCATCAAAGGAAGATACGGAAAAGGCGCCTGAGGTTGCCGTTCCGCTTTCTGAATCTGGCTCCGAGACATGTAGGATAAACGAGGAAGATGATGGAGAAATGACGACGGTGACTACTGATTCCGCTCCTGAAAGTGCAGTCTTGGATTCTCCGATTGGGACCGAAAGCGCTTCAGCGGATGCAAATTGTGGTGACGGAGGATCTGCAATTGGAGACGGAAGCACACAAAAGAGGTCGTGTGAGGAGGGAGGCCAAGCTGATCGGATTGAGAGATTGAGTGGGGATGAGATTCGAGAGGAGAAAGTGGAGCAGAGTGGTGCTGAGGCGGGAACCCTAGGAACTGCCATTGGAGACTCTGCTTGTGGAGGAGGGGGAACGAGTCCGAGAGACGATGTTGTCGCTGAAAGAGTGGAGGCGGAGAATGgagtgatgaagaagaagaagaaggtggtgaaaattgtgaggaaattagTGAAGAAGAGAGTGTCCAAAGGGGTTGAAAAGGGTATGACTGCTTGTTGGAGCGAAGAATTGGAGAGACACCAAGTATTTGGTGATACTAATGCTACTTCTCTAATGGCAGTAGAAAAGCCTAATTTAGCTGTGGACGGAGCAGAAGATCCTAATTCCCTTACTGATGGTTCTGTGGAAGTCAGAAAATCTAATTTAGCTGTTGATGGAGTCGAAAACCTTAAGTCACATACATATGGCTCAATGGAAGTCAAAAAACCTAATATAGCCGTTGATGGAGCACAGGATCCTGCTGATGATTCAATGGAAGTTGAAAAACTTAATTTGCTTGAGGACATAGCTGAAAATAGTAACTCAGCAGCTGATGGTTCAATGGAAGGGAAAGAGTGTTCTGTGGCAGAAATGCCGTTGCAACCTGAGAACAATGTGAATGTAGTTGTAAAGCCTACAACTGTAACTGAGGTTCCAGAGGAACGCCCAAACCTAGATTTATTAAGTGAAAATTGTGAGTATGGTGCTATGTGTAAGGAGCTGGGTGGTGGAGCTGAGGAGGGAGTAAACGAAGAGGGGGAGAAGGGGGACGATGTCAATTTGACTGCGGAAGGTAAGACAGGTACAGTGGGGATAGCTCTTAGTGGGGAATTAGAGGCACTggagaggaggaagaggaggcaAACAGAGATTTTTATTGGGGGGCTTGACAAGGACACCAACGAGGAGGAAATAAGGAAAGTGTTTGAGGATTCGGGGAAGATTGTTGAGGTGAGGTTGTTGATCAATGGTAAGACAGGGAAGAATAAGGGTTATGGGTTTGTGAGGTTTTCTTCTGCAGCTGATGCTAAGAGGGCATTGGAGAAACACCCCCGAGTCAAG atttgtggcaagcaatGTAGTCCCGCTCCAGTTGAGGGCAATGACACATTATTTCTCGGGAACATTGACAAGAAGTGGAAGAATGAAGAT GTTATCAAATTGTTGCAAAATATAGGAATTGAGAAGATAGACAAAGTCACAGTTATAGCTGATCCCAATAATATTGAACGAAATCGTGGTTTTGCGTTCGTGGAACTTGAAAGTAATAAAGATGCTCAAATTGCGTACAAGATACTTCAAACAAACGACATGCCAGGGAAGCTTCAGAACATTAAAGTGGCATGGGCTGAACCCTTGAGCGAGCCAGATGAAGAAGAGATGCTGAAG GTGAAATCAGTTTATGTGGAGTACCTTCCTTCCTCATGGAATGAGGAGAAAATAAGAAGCTATTTTGAAAAGTTTGGGGAGATTGAAAATGTAGTGCTTTCCCGTAATCTACGTTCTTCTAGGAGAAAAGACTTTGCATTTGTCAAATTTGCAACCCGTGAGGCAGCTCTTGCATGCATAGAGTCATTTAATCAGGAAACATTGAGTGACGAGGGATctaag GTACATGTTAAGGTATCTCTTGCAAAACCACAACCGAAAAACAAACTGCACCAGAAAGTCTCCAAGACTATCAGAACTGAAGTAATTTCGAAGCAGAAGCCCACAGTAACCCAAT TGTGGTCACAAGGGAATCAACAAAGTGGAACCCATTCCTTGACTCAGAAATGTTATCATGCCACATGGAAtggaaagagaaaaaagagtaaaaaaagaGTTTATTGTTTGATCCAGATCAGGAATCAGATAGTGGAAATAGTGTATATTTTCATACTTATGTAG
- the LOC119993361 gene encoding protein gar2-like isoform X3 has product MPPKKKPQPPGPRPRRSLRTAARRAAAESAALAASKEDTEKAPEVAVPLSESGSETCRINEEDDGEMTTVTTDSAPESAVLDSPIGTESASADANCGDGGSAIGDGSTQKRSCEEGGQADRIERLSGDEIREEKVEQSGAEAGTLGTAIGDSACGGGGTSPRDDVVAERVEAENGVMKKKKKVVKIVRKLVKKRVSKGVEKGMTACWSEELERHQVFGDTNATSLMAVEKPNLAVDGAEDPNSLTDGSVEVRKSNLAVDGVENLKSHTYGSMEVKKPNIAVDGAQDPADDSMEVEKLNLLEDIAENSNSAADGSMEGKECSVAEMPLQPENNVNVVVKPTTVTEVPEERPNLDLLSENCEYGAMCKELGGGAEEGVNEEGEKGDDVNLTAEGKTGTVGIALSGELEALERRKRRQTEIFIGGLDKDTNEEEIRKVFEDSGKIVEVRLLINGKTGKNKGYGFVRFSSAADAKRALEKHPRVKICGKQCSPAPVEGNDTLFLGNIDKKWKNEDVIKLLQNIGIEKIDKVTVIADPNNIERNRGFAFVELESNKDAQIAYKILQTNDMPGKLQNIKVAWAEPLSEPDEEEMLKVKSVYVEYLPSSWNEEKIRSYFEKFGEIENVVLSRNLRSSRRKDFAFVKFATREAALACIESFNQETLSDEGSKVHVKVSLAKPQPKNKLHQKVSKTIRTEVISKQKPTVTQYEPRNKSISSIHQNINTLDNRRSSAEVERLLAERASFRQFQSRFDTGFGTKMVPVK; this is encoded by the exons ATGCCGCCGAAGAAGAAGCCTCAACCCCCCGGGCCTCGCCCAAGGCGTTCCCTTAGAACCGCCGCGAGACGCGCAGCCGCCGAATCTGCTGCTTTAGCAGCATCAAAGGAAGATACGGAAAAGGCGCCTGAGGTTGCCGTTCCGCTTTCTGAATCTGGCTCCGAGACATGTAGGATAAACGAGGAAGATGATGGAGAAATGACGACGGTGACTACTGATTCCGCTCCTGAAAGTGCAGTCTTGGATTCTCCGATTGGGACCGAAAGCGCTTCAGCGGATGCAAATTGTGGTGACGGAGGATCTGCAATTGGAGACGGAAGCACACAAAAGAGGTCGTGTGAGGAGGGAGGCCAAGCTGATCGGATTGAGAGATTGAGTGGGGATGAGATTCGAGAGGAGAAAGTGGAGCAGAGTGGTGCTGAGGCGGGAACCCTAGGAACTGCCATTGGAGACTCTGCTTGTGGAGGAGGGGGAACGAGTCCGAGAGACGATGTTGTCGCTGAAAGAGTGGAGGCGGAGAATGgagtgatgaagaagaagaagaaggtggtgaaaattgtgaggaaattagTGAAGAAGAGAGTGTCCAAAGGGGTTGAAAAGGGTATGACTGCTTGTTGGAGCGAAGAATTGGAGAGACACCAAGTATTTGGTGATACTAATGCTACTTCTCTAATGGCAGTAGAAAAGCCTAATTTAGCTGTGGACGGAGCAGAAGATCCTAATTCCCTTACTGATGGTTCTGTGGAAGTCAGAAAATCTAATTTAGCTGTTGATGGAGTCGAAAACCTTAAGTCACATACATATGGCTCAATGGAAGTCAAAAAACCTAATATAGCCGTTGATGGAGCACAGGATCCTGCTGATGATTCAATGGAAGTTGAAAAACTTAATTTGCTTGAGGACATAGCTGAAAATAGTAACTCAGCAGCTGATGGTTCAATGGAAGGGAAAGAGTGTTCTGTGGCAGAAATGCCGTTGCAACCTGAGAACAATGTGAATGTAGTTGTAAAGCCTACAACTGTAACTGAGGTTCCAGAGGAACGCCCAAACCTAGATTTATTAAGTGAAAATTGTGAGTATGGTGCTATGTGTAAGGAGCTGGGTGGTGGAGCTGAGGAGGGAGTAAACGAAGAGGGGGAGAAGGGGGACGATGTCAATTTGACTGCGGAAGGTAAGACAGGTACAGTGGGGATAGCTCTTAGTGGGGAATTAGAGGCACTggagaggaggaagaggaggcaAACAGAGATTTTTATTGGGGGGCTTGACAAGGACACCAACGAGGAGGAAATAAGGAAAGTGTTTGAGGATTCGGGGAAGATTGTTGAGGTGAGGTTGTTGATCAATGGTAAGACAGGGAAGAATAAGGGTTATGGGTTTGTGAGGTTTTCTTCTGCAGCTGATGCTAAGAGGGCATTGGAGAAACACCCCCGAGTCAAG atttgtggcaagcaatGTAGTCCCGCTCCAGTTGAGGGCAATGACACATTATTTCTCGGGAACATTGACAAGAAGTGGAAGAATGAAGAT GTTATCAAATTGTTGCAAAATATAGGAATTGAGAAGATAGACAAAGTCACAGTTATAGCTGATCCCAATAATATTGAACGAAATCGTGGTTTTGCGTTCGTGGAACTTGAAAGTAATAAAGATGCTCAAATTGCGTACAAGATACTTCAAACAAACGACATGCCAGGGAAGCTTCAGAACATTAAAGTGGCATGGGCTGAACCCTTGAGCGAGCCAGATGAAGAAGAGATGCTGAAG GTGAAATCAGTTTATGTGGAGTACCTTCCTTCCTCATGGAATGAGGAGAAAATAAGAAGCTATTTTGAAAAGTTTGGGGAGATTGAAAATGTAGTGCTTTCCCGTAATCTACGTTCTTCTAGGAGAAAAGACTTTGCATTTGTCAAATTTGCAACCCGTGAGGCAGCTCTTGCATGCATAGAGTCATTTAATCAGGAAACATTGAGTGACGAGGGATctaag GTACATGTTAAGGTATCTCTTGCAAAACCACAACCGAAAAACAAACTGCACCAGAAAGTCTCCAAGACTATCAGAACTGAAGTAATTTCGAAGCAGAAGCCCACAGTAACCCAAT ATGAACCCAGAAACAAGAGCATATCTAGTATTCACCAGAATATAAATACACTAGATAATAGAAGGTCTTCTGCTGAAGTCGAACGACTCTTAGCAGAGCGAGCTTCTTTCCGGCAATTCCAATCTAGATTTGATACAG GGTTTGGTACAAAAATGGTGCCCGTAAAGTAA
- the LOC119993361 gene encoding nucleolin-like isoform X1, with the protein MPPKKKPQPPGPRPRRSLRTAARRAAAESAALAASKEDTEKAPEVAVPLSESGSETCRINEEDDGEMTTVTTDSAPESAVLDSPIGTESASADANCGDGGSAIGDGSTQKRSCEEGGQADRIERLSGDEIREEKVEQSGAEAGTLGTAIGDSACGGGGTSPRDDVVAERVEAENGVMKKKKKVVKIVRKLVKKRVSKGVEKGMTACWSEELERHQVFGDTNATSLMAVEKPNLAVDGAEDPNSLTDGSVEVRKSNLAVDGVENLKSHTYGSMEVKKPNIAVDGAQDPADDSMEVEKLNLLEDIAENSNSAADGSMEGKECSVAEMPLQPENNVNVVVKPTTVTEVPEERPNLDLLSENCEYGAMCKELGGGAEEGVNEEGEKGDDVNLTAEGKTGTVGIALSGELEALERRKRRQTEIFIGGLDKDTNEEEIRKVFEDSGKIVEVRLLINGKTGKNKGYGFVRFSSAADAKRALEKHPRVKICGKQCSPAPVEGNDTLFLGNIDKKWKNEDVIKLLQNIGIEKIDKVTVIADPNNIERNRGFAFVELESNKDAQIAYKILQTNDMPGKLQNIKVAWAEPLSEPDEEEMLKVKSVYVEYLPSSWNEEKIRSYFEKFGEIENVVLSRNLRSSRRKDFAFVKFATREAALACIESFNQETLSDEGSKVHVKVSLAKPQPKNKLHQKVSKTIRTEVISKQKPTVTQYEPRNKSISSIHQNINTLDNRRSSAEVERLLAERASFRQFQSRFDTGSPIVGDSYSLPGRKRPPPTFGDNLYNTEPRGYPRMRLESSFPVASPSYSTYASGVGVTSLSHQQQQGTGYRLGFGRLDYANGFQNEQAPYLGRNSPHYRYQQQPFNTDR; encoded by the exons ATGCCGCCGAAGAAGAAGCCTCAACCCCCCGGGCCTCGCCCAAGGCGTTCCCTTAGAACCGCCGCGAGACGCGCAGCCGCCGAATCTGCTGCTTTAGCAGCATCAAAGGAAGATACGGAAAAGGCGCCTGAGGTTGCCGTTCCGCTTTCTGAATCTGGCTCCGAGACATGTAGGATAAACGAGGAAGATGATGGAGAAATGACGACGGTGACTACTGATTCCGCTCCTGAAAGTGCAGTCTTGGATTCTCCGATTGGGACCGAAAGCGCTTCAGCGGATGCAAATTGTGGTGACGGAGGATCTGCAATTGGAGACGGAAGCACACAAAAGAGGTCGTGTGAGGAGGGAGGCCAAGCTGATCGGATTGAGAGATTGAGTGGGGATGAGATTCGAGAGGAGAAAGTGGAGCAGAGTGGTGCTGAGGCGGGAACCCTAGGAACTGCCATTGGAGACTCTGCTTGTGGAGGAGGGGGAACGAGTCCGAGAGACGATGTTGTCGCTGAAAGAGTGGAGGCGGAGAATGgagtgatgaagaagaagaagaaggtggtgaaaattgtgaggaaattagTGAAGAAGAGAGTGTCCAAAGGGGTTGAAAAGGGTATGACTGCTTGTTGGAGCGAAGAATTGGAGAGACACCAAGTATTTGGTGATACTAATGCTACTTCTCTAATGGCAGTAGAAAAGCCTAATTTAGCTGTGGACGGAGCAGAAGATCCTAATTCCCTTACTGATGGTTCTGTGGAAGTCAGAAAATCTAATTTAGCTGTTGATGGAGTCGAAAACCTTAAGTCACATACATATGGCTCAATGGAAGTCAAAAAACCTAATATAGCCGTTGATGGAGCACAGGATCCTGCTGATGATTCAATGGAAGTTGAAAAACTTAATTTGCTTGAGGACATAGCTGAAAATAGTAACTCAGCAGCTGATGGTTCAATGGAAGGGAAAGAGTGTTCTGTGGCAGAAATGCCGTTGCAACCTGAGAACAATGTGAATGTAGTTGTAAAGCCTACAACTGTAACTGAGGTTCCAGAGGAACGCCCAAACCTAGATTTATTAAGTGAAAATTGTGAGTATGGTGCTATGTGTAAGGAGCTGGGTGGTGGAGCTGAGGAGGGAGTAAACGAAGAGGGGGAGAAGGGGGACGATGTCAATTTGACTGCGGAAGGTAAGACAGGTACAGTGGGGATAGCTCTTAGTGGGGAATTAGAGGCACTggagaggaggaagaggaggcaAACAGAGATTTTTATTGGGGGGCTTGACAAGGACACCAACGAGGAGGAAATAAGGAAAGTGTTTGAGGATTCGGGGAAGATTGTTGAGGTGAGGTTGTTGATCAATGGTAAGACAGGGAAGAATAAGGGTTATGGGTTTGTGAGGTTTTCTTCTGCAGCTGATGCTAAGAGGGCATTGGAGAAACACCCCCGAGTCAAG atttgtggcaagcaatGTAGTCCCGCTCCAGTTGAGGGCAATGACACATTATTTCTCGGGAACATTGACAAGAAGTGGAAGAATGAAGAT GTTATCAAATTGTTGCAAAATATAGGAATTGAGAAGATAGACAAAGTCACAGTTATAGCTGATCCCAATAATATTGAACGAAATCGTGGTTTTGCGTTCGTGGAACTTGAAAGTAATAAAGATGCTCAAATTGCGTACAAGATACTTCAAACAAACGACATGCCAGGGAAGCTTCAGAACATTAAAGTGGCATGGGCTGAACCCTTGAGCGAGCCAGATGAAGAAGAGATGCTGAAG GTGAAATCAGTTTATGTGGAGTACCTTCCTTCCTCATGGAATGAGGAGAAAATAAGAAGCTATTTTGAAAAGTTTGGGGAGATTGAAAATGTAGTGCTTTCCCGTAATCTACGTTCTTCTAGGAGAAAAGACTTTGCATTTGTCAAATTTGCAACCCGTGAGGCAGCTCTTGCATGCATAGAGTCATTTAATCAGGAAACATTGAGTGACGAGGGATctaag GTACATGTTAAGGTATCTCTTGCAAAACCACAACCGAAAAACAAACTGCACCAGAAAGTCTCCAAGACTATCAGAACTGAAGTAATTTCGAAGCAGAAGCCCACAGTAACCCAAT ATGAACCCAGAAACAAGAGCATATCTAGTATTCACCAGAATATAAATACACTAGATAATAGAAGGTCTTCTGCTGAAGTCGAACGACTCTTAGCAGAGCGAGCTTCTTTCCGGCAATTCCAATCTAGATTTGATACAG GCTCTCCCATTGTAGGTGATTCTTACTCCTTACCAGGAAGGAAGCGTCCTCCTCCTACATTC GGAGACAATTTGTACAATACAGAACCTAGAGGATATCCTCGTATGCGTTTGGAGAGTTCTTTTCCAGTTGCAAGTCCAAG TTACAGCACATATGCCTCTGGTGTTGGAGTGACATCTCTTTCCCATCAACAGCAACAAGGCACTGGTTATAGATTAG GCTTTGGGCGTCTGGATTATGCAAATGGCTTCCAG AATGAACAAGCTCCATACCTTGGTAGAAACAGTCCGCACTATAGAT ACCAACAGCAGCCGTTCAATACAGATCGATGA
- the LOC119993361 gene encoding nucleolin-like isoform X2 has product MPPKKKPQPPGPRPRRSLRTAARRAAAESAALAASKEDTEKAPEVAVPLSESGSETCRINEEDDGEMTTVTTDSAPESAVLDSPIGTESASADANCGDGGSAIGDGSTQKRSCEEGGQADRIERLSGDEIREEKVEQSGAEAGTLGTAIGDSACGGGGTSPRDDVVAERVEAENGVMKKKKKVVKIVRKLVKKRVSKGVEKGMTACWSEELERHQVFGDTNATSLMAVEKPNLAVDGAEDPNSLTDGSVEVRKSNLAVDGVENLKSHTYGSMEVKKPNIAVDGAQDPADDSMEVEKLNLLEDIAENSNSAADGSMEGKECSVAEMPLQPENNVNVVVKPTTVTEVPEERPNLDLLSENCEYGAMCKELGGGAEEGVNEEGEKGDDVNLTAEGKTGTVGIALSGELEALERRKRRQTEIFIGGLDKDTNEEEIRKVFEDSGKIVEVRLLINGKTGKNKGYGFVRFSSAADAKRALEKHPRVKICGKQCSPAPVEGNDTLFLGNIDKKWKNEDVIKLLQNIGIEKIDKVTVIADPNNIERNRGFAFVELESNKDAQIAYKILQTNDMPGKLQNIKVAWAEPLSEPDEEEMLKVKSVYVEYLPSSWNEEKIRSYFEKFGEIENVVLSRNLRSSRRKDFAFVKFATREAALACIESFNQETLSDEGSKVHVKVSLAKPQPKNKLHQKVSKTIRTEVISKQKPTVTQYEPRNKSISSIHQNINTLDNRRSSAEVERLLAERASFRQFQSRFDTGSPIVGDSYSLPGRKRPPPTFGDNLYNTEPRGYPRMRLESSFPVASPSTYASGVGVTSLSHQQQQGTGYRLGFGRLDYANGFQNEQAPYLGRNSPHYRYQQQPFNTDR; this is encoded by the exons ATGCCGCCGAAGAAGAAGCCTCAACCCCCCGGGCCTCGCCCAAGGCGTTCCCTTAGAACCGCCGCGAGACGCGCAGCCGCCGAATCTGCTGCTTTAGCAGCATCAAAGGAAGATACGGAAAAGGCGCCTGAGGTTGCCGTTCCGCTTTCTGAATCTGGCTCCGAGACATGTAGGATAAACGAGGAAGATGATGGAGAAATGACGACGGTGACTACTGATTCCGCTCCTGAAAGTGCAGTCTTGGATTCTCCGATTGGGACCGAAAGCGCTTCAGCGGATGCAAATTGTGGTGACGGAGGATCTGCAATTGGAGACGGAAGCACACAAAAGAGGTCGTGTGAGGAGGGAGGCCAAGCTGATCGGATTGAGAGATTGAGTGGGGATGAGATTCGAGAGGAGAAAGTGGAGCAGAGTGGTGCTGAGGCGGGAACCCTAGGAACTGCCATTGGAGACTCTGCTTGTGGAGGAGGGGGAACGAGTCCGAGAGACGATGTTGTCGCTGAAAGAGTGGAGGCGGAGAATGgagtgatgaagaagaagaagaaggtggtgaaaattgtgaggaaattagTGAAGAAGAGAGTGTCCAAAGGGGTTGAAAAGGGTATGACTGCTTGTTGGAGCGAAGAATTGGAGAGACACCAAGTATTTGGTGATACTAATGCTACTTCTCTAATGGCAGTAGAAAAGCCTAATTTAGCTGTGGACGGAGCAGAAGATCCTAATTCCCTTACTGATGGTTCTGTGGAAGTCAGAAAATCTAATTTAGCTGTTGATGGAGTCGAAAACCTTAAGTCACATACATATGGCTCAATGGAAGTCAAAAAACCTAATATAGCCGTTGATGGAGCACAGGATCCTGCTGATGATTCAATGGAAGTTGAAAAACTTAATTTGCTTGAGGACATAGCTGAAAATAGTAACTCAGCAGCTGATGGTTCAATGGAAGGGAAAGAGTGTTCTGTGGCAGAAATGCCGTTGCAACCTGAGAACAATGTGAATGTAGTTGTAAAGCCTACAACTGTAACTGAGGTTCCAGAGGAACGCCCAAACCTAGATTTATTAAGTGAAAATTGTGAGTATGGTGCTATGTGTAAGGAGCTGGGTGGTGGAGCTGAGGAGGGAGTAAACGAAGAGGGGGAGAAGGGGGACGATGTCAATTTGACTGCGGAAGGTAAGACAGGTACAGTGGGGATAGCTCTTAGTGGGGAATTAGAGGCACTggagaggaggaagaggaggcaAACAGAGATTTTTATTGGGGGGCTTGACAAGGACACCAACGAGGAGGAAATAAGGAAAGTGTTTGAGGATTCGGGGAAGATTGTTGAGGTGAGGTTGTTGATCAATGGTAAGACAGGGAAGAATAAGGGTTATGGGTTTGTGAGGTTTTCTTCTGCAGCTGATGCTAAGAGGGCATTGGAGAAACACCCCCGAGTCAAG atttgtggcaagcaatGTAGTCCCGCTCCAGTTGAGGGCAATGACACATTATTTCTCGGGAACATTGACAAGAAGTGGAAGAATGAAGAT GTTATCAAATTGTTGCAAAATATAGGAATTGAGAAGATAGACAAAGTCACAGTTATAGCTGATCCCAATAATATTGAACGAAATCGTGGTTTTGCGTTCGTGGAACTTGAAAGTAATAAAGATGCTCAAATTGCGTACAAGATACTTCAAACAAACGACATGCCAGGGAAGCTTCAGAACATTAAAGTGGCATGGGCTGAACCCTTGAGCGAGCCAGATGAAGAAGAGATGCTGAAG GTGAAATCAGTTTATGTGGAGTACCTTCCTTCCTCATGGAATGAGGAGAAAATAAGAAGCTATTTTGAAAAGTTTGGGGAGATTGAAAATGTAGTGCTTTCCCGTAATCTACGTTCTTCTAGGAGAAAAGACTTTGCATTTGTCAAATTTGCAACCCGTGAGGCAGCTCTTGCATGCATAGAGTCATTTAATCAGGAAACATTGAGTGACGAGGGATctaag GTACATGTTAAGGTATCTCTTGCAAAACCACAACCGAAAAACAAACTGCACCAGAAAGTCTCCAAGACTATCAGAACTGAAGTAATTTCGAAGCAGAAGCCCACAGTAACCCAAT ATGAACCCAGAAACAAGAGCATATCTAGTATTCACCAGAATATAAATACACTAGATAATAGAAGGTCTTCTGCTGAAGTCGAACGACTCTTAGCAGAGCGAGCTTCTTTCCGGCAATTCCAATCTAGATTTGATACAG GCTCTCCCATTGTAGGTGATTCTTACTCCTTACCAGGAAGGAAGCGTCCTCCTCCTACATTC GGAGACAATTTGTACAATACAGAACCTAGAGGATATCCTCGTATGCGTTTGGAGAGTTCTTTTCCAGTTGCAAGTCCAAG CACATATGCCTCTGGTGTTGGAGTGACATCTCTTTCCCATCAACAGCAACAAGGCACTGGTTATAGATTAG GCTTTGGGCGTCTGGATTATGCAAATGGCTTCCAG AATGAACAAGCTCCATACCTTGGTAGAAACAGTCCGCACTATAGAT ACCAACAGCAGCCGTTCAATACAGATCGATGA